The following are from one region of the Synergistaceae bacterium genome:
- a CDS encoding response regulator, translating into MSKILFITEKVSFISEGIINHLKAQDFEVLTVKPDVTAISNFLKEDNGSDEEGIDPEVAALLSQESEKAEGESAEAGAAPDKKDDIPRIFILYLQGEDNLMIDVLGYIRDLVEDRGIRFFVIGTQEELDTIIGKKADYVAQMYTRPVDLAELIKRLQKEGEAVDKLKEFKSILIVDDDATALRSMKSLLSTRYKILVASSGMNAITILAKNKVDLILLDFEMPIVNGPKVLEMIRSDPNTSNIPVMFLTAKGDKRSIMEVLRFKPEKYLLKTMLPKDILDSIDDFFKTRR; encoded by the coding sequence ATGAGCAAAATATTATTCATCACAGAAAAGGTCAGCTTCATTTCAGAGGGCATAATCAATCACCTTAAAGCGCAGGATTTCGAGGTTCTTACGGTGAAGCCCGATGTTACGGCAATCTCAAACTTTCTGAAAGAGGACAACGGAAGCGATGAGGAAGGAATAGATCCCGAAGTCGCCGCGCTATTGAGCCAGGAGTCAGAGAAAGCAGAGGGAGAGTCAGCAGAAGCAGGAGCCGCCCCCGACAAGAAAGACGACATTCCGCGAATATTCATACTCTACCTGCAGGGCGAGGACAATTTGATGATTGACGTACTCGGATATATCCGGGATTTAGTCGAGGATCGCGGGATACGCTTCTTTGTCATCGGGACTCAGGAAGAGCTTGACACGATAATAGGCAAGAAAGCCGACTATGTAGCGCAGATGTACACGCGCCCCGTAGACCTGGCCGAGCTAATCAAGAGGCTTCAGAAGGAAGGGGAAGCAGTCGACAAGCTCAAAGAGTTTAAGAGCATTCTTATTGTTGACGATGACGCAACCGCGCTCCGCTCAATGAAGAGCCTTCTGTCAACACGCTACAAGATTCTTGTCGCAAGCTCAGGAATGAACGCCATAACGATTCTGGCAAAGAACAAAGTTGACCTGATACTTCTTGATTTCGAGATGCCAATCGTGAACGGCCCGAAAGTTTTGGAGATGATACGCTCAGACCCGAACACGTCAAACATTCCGGTGATGTTCCTGACGGCAAAAGGCGACAAGCGCAGCATTATGGAAGTATTGAGATTCAAGCCGGAAAAATATCTCCTCAAAACAATGCTCCCGAAAGACATTCTCGACAGCATTGACGATTTCTTCAAGACAAGACGCTAA